The Blautia obeum ATCC 29174 region GTGCATTCAAAACACTCCTGTGGACATTACGAGGCAGTATAATCTCATCTCCACGTTTGCAGGCAGTCAGGACCATCGTCTGTACGGAACTTGTCGTGCCTCCTACCATCAAGAATGCATGTGCTGCTCCAAAAGCATCTGCTGCCAGTTCTTCTGCCTCCCGTATTACTGATACCGGATGGCAGAGATTATCCAGTGGCTTCATACTGTTAACATCGACACCTACACATTTTTGTCCCAGAAATTCTGTCAGTTCCGGATTGCCTCTTCCTCGTTTATGGCCAGGTACATCAAATGGTACAACCCTCATACGACGGAAAGTCTCCAGAGCTTCATGTATTGGTGCATGATTCTGGTTTAATTTAAAACGACTTCCTTTCATCATTCCTCCAATTCCAGTTTCCTTTGTATCAACCCTTAATCTACATTCCACAGACTGAATAAAAAAAGCAGGTCAGGGCACTAAGCCACAAACCTGCGTTTGATCTATATCCGCATGCGTATCAGAGTCTATATAGCAATCATACTTTTACTACTCTTATTGATCGTTTCACAAGTCTGCGCTTTGGGCGCATCTCGGTTATCAAAGGAACCTACTTATAAAATTTGAGCTTTTAACTCAATCAATAAGGTAACCAAAGTTACCATAATCGGCAGTGGACCCGGCTGTCCGTATGGCCTTAACCCTGATGGGTGGTCCAAAACAATTGCTTTGAAAAGACTCTGTCTGTTACTCTGCATCTTCGTCTCTCAAAATCGAATTTATCATAACACGTAAAAAAAACGCTGTCAATGATTACTTAATTCACCACTTCACTGCGTTTTACATATATTTAATAAAATGCTATACTCAGTTACAATAATAACTCTAAGGACATGAATAAAATGAAAAGAATTGACTTTGAAAACGGAAGCGTGACCGGAAATATTTTAGGTGCAACTCTGCCCATGCTAGTCGCTCAGATTTTAAATTTATTGTATAACATCGTTGACCGTGTCTATATCGCACGAATCCCCAAAGTAGGAACTACTGCACTTGGCGCAGTAGGACTTTGTTTTCCCATCATCGTGATCATCACGGCCTTCTCTAATCTGTTCGGAAGTGGCGGTGCGCCGCTGTTCTCCATTTACAGAGGAAAAAAACAGGAAAACACTGCCGTCCAGATCATGGATACTTCTTTTTCCATGCTCTGCATCTGCGGTGTTTTCCTGATGCTCATCGGCTTTCTGTTTGCCCGTCCAATCCTGGTCGTATTCGGTGCTTCTTCGAATGCCCTTACTTATGCTTATCCTTATATAATGATCTACCTGATTGGAACCTTGCCGTCTATGATCTCCATCGGAATGAATCCTTTTATCAACGCCCAGGGTTATTCAACTATCGGTATGCTTTCTGTTGCCATCGGAGCTGTTGCAAACCTTCTGCTGGATCCTTTGTTTATCTTTGTCCTTGGTTTTGGAGTACAGGGAGCTGCGATTGCCACCATACTCTCTCAGACTTTATCCGCAGCTTTTGTACTGTTTTTCCTTACCAGAAAATCAGAATTAAGAGTCCGTCTTCTCAGGAAAAATGAAGTTCCGCAATGTACCGGTTACGCCAAAGATATTGTAAGTCTTGGCTCTGCCGGATTTATCATGCAGCTGACAAACAGCCTGGTAACGATCTGCTGCAACAATGTACTATCTGTTACCGGAGGAGATATCTATATCTCTGTTATGACTATCGTCTCCAGTGTACGCCAGCTGGTAGAGACACCTCTTCATGCCATAAACGAGGGAGCCTCTCCGATTCTGAGCTATAATTATGGTGCATGTCGTCCAAAGCACGTACGCAAAGCCGGTGCTATACTGTCGGTCATGGTTCTCGTCTATACCGCTGTTACATGGAGTATGATCATTTTGATCCCGGAGTTTTTGATCCGAATCTTCAGCTCCGATACCGTGCTGCTGAAAGATGCAGTGATCGCATTAAAACAATATTTTGCAGCATTTATTTTTATGGATCTGCAGTACATCGGACAGACTGTATTTAAGTCTCTGAATAAGAAGAAATTTGCGATTTTCTTCTCCCTGCTCCGCAAAGTATTTATAGTCGTTCCGCTTACCTATCTGATGCCATATGCTTTACATATGGGAACCAAGGGCGTATTCCTTGCAGAACCTGTATCAAATGTGATCGGCGGAAGTATCTGCTTTGTGACCATGCTCTGTACCGTACTGCCTGAACTTAAGAAGATGGAGAAGTAACTGCTTTTTCTTTGCGATTCAGATAAATAAAGAATCCCACATTCAAAATAATTCCTGTCACAGTTGCCACCGGTGCGGCCAGACCGATCTTGGTCAGGCTTGCATTTGGCTGGATACTCATATAGTATGCCAACGGCAATCGAACCAGAAGTGTCTGGACCAGTCCCTGGATCATAACCCAGACGGTCTTATTATTTCCATTGAAATAACCAATCATACTGAACAGAATTGCAGTTACGATTGTCTCCGGTGCAAAACCTTTCAGATAGTCAAAGGCATTCTGGATAACTGAGGCATCGGTTGAGAAAATACCTGCGACTACATCCCCTTTAAACATCACAAGCACAAATACCAGGCATCCAACCACCAGTCCCACTCCGATTCCGGTAAACATGGACTGTTTTGCACGTTTTTTCTTTCCTGCACCTACATTTTGGGATACAAAGGACGCCATGGACTGCATCAGTGAACTTGGTACGAGCATTGCAAAGTTAACGATCTTGCAGGCCACCCCATATCCAGAAGAGGCTTCCAGACCAAGTCGGTTGACAAAGGCACAGAGTGCCAGGAAGGAAAGCTGAGTCAGGAACTCCTGCAATGCAAGTGGCAAACCAATCTGAAGAAATCTCTTACATTGTGGGTTCAGTCTGAAATCACTTTTTTTGATCGTAAACGGCAGATCTTTTTTGATAAGAAGAAGCACGGCAAATACAACGCTGAGCGCCTGTGCTGTAACCGTTGCAATTGCAGCGCCTGCTGCATCCATATGAAATCCGGCTACCAGGACCATATCTCCGATCACATTTACGATACATGCAACCAGTACAAAAAGCAGCGGTGACTTACTGTCTCCCAGCCCACGAAAAATTGCTGACAGCAGATTATAAGCTACAATGAAAAAGATTCCGCCACCGCAGATCCGTACATAACTGGAGGTAAGATCAACTGCCTCAGTCGGTGCCTGCATCAGTACAGAAATCGGACGTGCGAAGCACACCATTACAAAAAACAATGCTATTGAGATGATCGTAAATACAACAACGCCGCCACCTATGACAGCTCCAATTTTTTCCGGTCTTTTTTCACCAAGATAACGGGCGATCATGACCGTAATTCCCATTGCAAACTGAACTACTACAAAGGTTACCAGGTTCAACACCTGGCTTCCGGTGGAAACTGCTGAAAGCCCTGATGTGGAACCAAATCTACCTACGACCAGGAGGTCAACTGCACCATACGCAGCCTGCAGGATCAAGGCTCCAAGAACCGGCATCATAAATGCAACCAGTTTTTTCAGGATGCTTCCCTGTGTAAAATCTGCTTTATCGTTTGTCATATTCTTTTCTCCTCTCGCACATAATCTGATAGAACTTTTCAATCGTACGGATCATACAATCCGCATCTTCCTCGGAAATATCACTGAGAGAAAGCGCCAGTTCCCAGAAATAATCCTTATCATATTTCTGGGACAGCTTCTTTCCTTCTTCGGTGATGGCTATATATGTGACACGTCCATCCTCCTTGGATGCAAACTTATGAAGATAGCCCTTCGCTTCCATCTCTTTTACGGTTCTGGTCACTCCCGGACGCGGCAGATTCATTGCATCACTGATGTTTGAGATCTTCACCTTAATTCCCTGCTTTTCCAGTTTCTGGATCGTATCCATATACTGAATATAAGACGGCATGACTCCCTGCGGAAGTGGAGGAAGTAATTCCCGTATTCGTTTTGCCTGATAACATGCATCAAGCATTCTCTTAACTTTTTCGTTTGTCATAAAAAGCTCCTGTATAGTTATCTTTGATAATTACCATTGTTAATTATATAGGAGTTGGAGAAATTGTCAAGCTCTCTCTTTCGCTGTAACAAAAAACAGAACTCTGCATTACTGCCGGGTTCTGCTTTTTTCTGAATATGAATATGTGTATTAGCTCCGATTATTTTCGGATAGAATCAACCAATTTACGTGCCTCTGCATGAAGAAACCATCGAGACTCACCGCGAGATTACGAATGCCATAGCATCCCATGACCCACTCCGGGCACAGGATGCCATGTATCTACATCTGGTTTATAACCGCAAAAGAATACAACTCAGTCAGAAATGATTTTCATTTTATTTCAGTTTTTTCTTCAATTCCTGAATCAGCTCAAAGTAATCTCTGTGTTTCATCTCAGGGAAAGCTTTAAGAAGTCGTCCCTGACCGAATACAGTATGATTTGTGATGGAACTGGATAACTCGTCAAACTGTGCCTGAAGTTCTGCTTTTTTCATACGGAGCATTTCAACAGTTTTTTCTTTCTGGGCAGCTGTCGTCTCAAGCAGTTCGGCTTTTGCAAGTGCTGCCTGAACCTTTCTTTCGCCAACCTTCTGCGCTGTATCAATCGTAGTCGTTGCCAGTGTATCACTAAGCTTATCACTCACAATTCTCAGATCTGAGCTGACTTTATCCAATCTGGTAAGTTTCTTATTCAATCCACGGATAACTGCTACTGTTACAATAAAGTCTGTCAGATACACTGCATATAAGATTGCTATCACAACCCACTCCCAGGTTGCCGGTGTATGAGACACCTGATTTTCTACATATTTCTGAAAAACCTTTACTACCATAACGATTGCAAGGCCCCAGATCAGAGAGAACTCCAGGCAGATATATCCATGAAAATTCAACGGTTTATCTGAATAATCCCACCATCTTGCATGGAAACACACATCAAGCAGCCATCCTGCGATCAACTCAACCGCTGTAGCAAGAACAAATCCAAATACAAAGATCATTCCTTCACTCATCTGATGTCCACCACTTTGAATCGTATTAAGCAGGGCAAAAACAGAGAGCACACCAAAGCCATATACCGGGCAGACCGGTCCGTTCAGAAATCCTCTGTTTATTACTTTTCCAAGCGCAACTGCATGAAAAATAACTTCAACTACCCATCCTCCAAAAGAATAGACCAGGAAATACAGGCATATCTGAAAATATGTCATTCCACAAATCACTGCTTATTCCTCCTCTTTCATTTTCAATACAAGTAGCTTCATTATATCAGATAATTCTGCATTTACCTATCTATATCGTGACATGCTCCCACCACTTAAATCTCTGATTTTGAAGTGGGGGCTTCTTGCTCAATGGCTCTACTGAGCCAAGTATCTACAAGCTATCCTCGCGTGCCCCGCGATTTTTTTGCCCGGACGCGGGCTTATTTTCTTTCTTATTATCCGGATACGGACAGTTTATGCTGCCAGCATCCTTCTTGCCTCTTCGCGGATGTTGATTGCTGCATTTCGATCTCTATCCATCTCATTCCCACACGTACAGTGATAAACTCTTTCGGATAATTTCAGCTCTTTTTTTATCTTTCCGCATTTACTGCATTTTTTGCTTGAAGGGAAAAAGCGGTCTACCTTTATTAATTCTTTTCCCTTCCATTCAAGCTTATATTCCAGCATATTCCGGAACATCCCGTATCCATTATCCTGTACACTTTTCCCAAAATGCAGACACTGGCTCATCGCTTTCATATCAATATCTTCTACCGCAACTATATCGTATTGGTCTGCGATCCTGCGGCTCAGTTTATGCAGATAATCTCTTCTCTGGCTGCGTATTTTTTCATGACATCTGGCAACTTTCTTTTTCTGCCGCACATAATTGTGGCTCCCTTTTACACATCTTGACAGTTTACGCTGTTCCCTTGCCAGCCTTTTTTCATTTTTTCTGAAGAACCCTGCTTTTTCAAGCTCGATCTCTTCTGAAAACACTGCCATCCCCTGCATCGCATAATCAATCCCCAGTATTTTTGCATTGCTGTAATCCTTATCTGCTGCTTGGTTTTCGCAGCTGTATCCTTCATACAGCAGGCTTGCAAAATACTTTCCAGATGACTCCATACTGACTGTCACTGATTTCAGACGACAGTTTTCTGCAGGCTCCCTGTGTTTTTTCATGGAGATCCATTTTAATTTCGGAAGCCGGATCCGGTTACCTTCTACCAGAATATTTCCGTTGACCACATTTGTTGTGTAGCTGTTTTTGGAATGATGTTTTGACTTGAAACGCGGAAATCCAACCTTCGGATCACGGAAAAAGTTCTTATATGCTTTCTCCAGATGAAGCTGAACATTTGCTAGGGCCAGCGAATCAACTTCTTTCAGAAATGAATACGTTTTTTTATACATAGCTGGTGTATTCTTTAACATCGTTTTTGACTTTTTATACTCCTGGATCTTGTCATTAAGCATCTGGTTATACAGAAAACGACAGCAGCCAAATGTTTTTCCAAGGAGTATCTTCTGTTCTTCTGTTGGATAAATCCGGAAACGATATGCTATGTTCAATTCTTTTTCTCTCCCTGGGTTTCGATGTATTGACGGATCACTTCTACTGGCGCCCCTCCTGCCGTCAAAAGGCAGAAACTCTGGCTCCAGAATGCTTCTTTCCAAAGTTTTTCCCGGATTTCCGGATACTCTTTTTTCAGCAGCCTACTGCTGGCACTTTTATAAGCATTGATAAATTTACTGAGTTCCGTTTTAGGCTGTGCACGAAACATTACATGCACATGGTCAATATCATGATTCCATTCCTCCAAAACAATTCCATACCGTGGGGCAATATTTTCCCATATTTCCCTTGCTCTTTCTGAAATTGGATCATTGATAACTTTTCTTCGATATTTCACCGCCATGATCAGATGATAATACATCAAGTACACTGAATGTGCATTGTGATCCATATTTTCCATAAAACCAGCCCTTTTTTGAATAATTACCTTATCTTATCGACTGATTCTATTATACCATGGATTGCGTTGCCAAACAAATGTTCTTTTTTATTTTTTACAATTCATCTCCCACCTGTAGAGGAAGGAGAATTCTTGCTATATATTATATTATCTTAAATAATCAAAGGTTACTTACTCTATCCGCAGCATTCGATACCCAATCCCAATGTGTGTCTGAATATATTGAATTTCATTCTTATCTGATTCAAGTTTTTTACGCAAAGTTGCCATGAAAACTCTAAGAGATGCAACATCATTTTCTGAAGACCTTCCCCATATCTGTTGTGTAATATAAGTATGTGTTAACACCTTACCTACATTACGAGATAATAAGCAAAGAAGTTTGTATTCAATAGGTGTGAGATGTAACTCCTCCCCTCTCATATAAGTACAGCCGGCAGTATAATCAATTTTCAGTTCTCCATTAATAAAAACAGCCGTCTTCTGTATCTCACCAGTCTGAATAACCGCAAGTCGTCTCTGTGTAACACGTATACGTGCAAGCAATTCTTCAACTGAAAAAGGTTTTGTAATATAATCATCCGCACCTGCGTCAAGAGCCTCAATCTTATCAGAATCCTCACTTCTGGCACTGATAACAATAATCGGCATATTGGACCAGGTACGAATTTTTTTTATCACATCTACTCCTTCCATATCCGGAAGCCCCAGATCGAGTAAAATGATATCCGGATTGTGTGAAGATGCTTCCAAAATCGCTTCTCTCCCATTTTCTGCTGTAAGATATTTGTACTCATGTGTTTTTAATGTTGTTACGATCAGATTTCGTATAGGACGATCGTCTTCTACAATAAGAATTGATGTTTTATTCATTTAGTGTTACCTCACTTAACGGTAATGTAAAAACAAAAATACAGCCATGAGGATAATTATCCTTAAGTGTTAATTCCCCTTCATGTGCTTCAATAATTGAATGGCATAATGCAAGGCCCAGCCCCAAACTACGATGACTGTCAGCAATCGTAGTTTTTCCGGTATAAAACATCTCAAATATATGCGATTTCATTTCATCCGCAATCCCCGGTCCATTATCTTCTACACTTATTTGCGCTCTGCCATCTGTTCTTAATCCGCGAATACATATGGTTGAACCTTGCGGTGTATATTTTATCGCATTATCTATCAAATTAACAAGAACCTGAATGATAAGTCGAACATCCATATGGGCGAGAATCAGTTCTTCACATTCCACCTGAATCTTATAAGCATCATGCTTTCGGCTGATATGTCGCAGGGATTCTGCAATAACTTCATCGAGAAGCTGATCTGTGAATTTTATTTTCAATCTTCCATCATTTAATCTTGTGATAGATAACAGATTTTCTACAACACCAATAAGCCATTCTGCATCATCATAAATATCTGTATATATCTGTTGTTTTGTTATATCATCCAAACGTCTCTCATTATTCAGCAACATATCAGCATTTCCTGAAATAGAGCAAAGCGGAGTTCTCAGATCATGAGAAATTGCTCGCAAAAGGTCTGCCCGCAGCTGTTCGTTTTTCGCCAGAATAGCATTTTTTTCTTTTTCTATTGCATTTTGTGAATTTTCCATTGCAAGCGCACATTCATTGATCACAGAAAGTAAAATGCTATATTCAAAAGAATCCATTGCATCTTTTTTAACTGGTATTCCAATCACTCCGTAGACACTCTCTCCACTACGGATCGAAAGATACAAACATTTTGCACTGCTAAAATGATTTGTTGTTGCTCCAGCGCGCTGTCCATTCTCATATGCCCATCTTGCAACACACTGTTCTTCAGATGTCAGATATTCTCCATTTCTTTCATTAGTATTATTAAAAAACATCTTTCCTTCTGATAAATCATTATTTTTCACAATATATGCAACAATGTCTCGATTCAACAAACGTACCAGCTGCTTACAGGTAACACAAAGAATCTCTTCACTGTTTTTCGCCTGTTGAAGTAATCTGTCCGTATCAAATAAGATCTGTGTACGAAATGCCTGTTGCTCAGATAACCGGGCATGATCTTTTAATTTGGCAGCAAGAGTTCCTGTAAGCACTGAAGATATCAACATTATTAAAAATGTCACCGGATAGCCAACTGCATATGTTTGAAAGGACATTCCTGGCTCCGTAAGAAAAAAACAAAAAAGAACAACACTTAAAAACGATCCCACCAGACCGCAGAGATAACCATCCGTTACAATAGATGTGACCAGCACGCCAAGAATATACACTGTAACAATATTGGTATCTGTGAAATGAAGTTTCTGAAAAACCAGACCGATCACCGTACAACCTACAAATATTGAAAATGTCAACAAATAATCTTTTATCGATGGTTTTTCAATATATATGGGATGATGATTTTTCTGTCTTTTTGTCCACACACTATCTTGAATATTCATATTCACTTTTGTTCTTTCACCTGGTATTCCTTCCAGTATTTTTACTAATTGTACCCCTTCTCTTTCATCAGAAACTTCTTTTTTACTCTCTTTAAGAAAAACACCAACTTTAGATACTATAAAAAGCCCTATACTGAACATCACAAGTACGATCAATACTAGAACTGTCTTTGCCATTCGTTTATCACCTCTTGTTCTTAGATATGAAAGCATTTTTGAATTGCCTTATAATCTCCCAACACGAGAATCGTACTTCCGGCAATAAGAACCGTATTCGGCGATACCGCTATACTGACTTCTCCCTCATTCTTTACTGCAAGAATATTTATATCATATTTTCTTCTGATATCAAGGCCTCCTACTGTTTTTCCAATCCACTCATGGGGAACTTCTACTTCAAATATTGCATGAGAAGCATCTACTTCCATATAATCAAGAATGTGATCGTCTGTATAACGAATAGATGCCCATTTTGCCACTTGTTTTTCAGGATAAACTACCTTGTCTGCGCCATTACGTAACAGAAATTTTTCCTGTACATCTCGCTCAGCTCTGGAGATTACGAGTTTGGCTCCCAGTTCTTTTAACAGCGATGTTGTCTCAAGTGAATTCTGAAAACTGTCACCAATCGTAACAAAACAAATATCAAAATTCCCTATTCCAAGAGATTCCAAAAATTGAGCATCTGTGCTGTCTCCAATCTGGGCATTCGTAACAAAAGGAAGGACTTTATTTACCCGTTCTTCATTAATATCCACTGCCATAATTTCATGCCCCATCTGGTTTAGCTGCAATGCAATATGTTTTCCAAAACGTCCCAGACCAATAAGTAAAATATTTTTCATTTTTTTACTCCTTTTATCCAACTGTTATTTTTTCTAATGGCATTTTTGCACCATTATTGTTTTTCCCGGAAAATACCGCGTATATTAATGTCATTCCTCCTACTCGACCTAAATACATAAGTGCGATCAATATCAAACGTGATATTATGTGAAGTCCCGGTGTAACTCCTAATGTAAGTCCTACTGTTCCTACTGCAGAAGCTGCTTCATAAAAACAAATCAGTACCGGCAGGCCTTCATAAACACTGATCGTTATCCCCCCAAAGAAAAACAGCATAAAATACAGCATCGCTATAGTAGCCGCATTCTTTATTACCTGCCCGTCAAATCTTCGTCCAAAAGCGCCTGCGTCTTCACGGCTTCTGAATGTAGCAAGTGCATTCAGTATCAACACTGCAAAGGTTGTTGTTTTCATACCGCCTGCTGTAGAACTTGGTGAACCACCTATCAGCATTAGAAGTATCATAACAGCTTTTCCTGCTTCTGTCATCAGTGACAGGTCTTCGGTATTAAAGCCCGCGGTTCTGGTCGTTACAGACTGAAATACTGATGCCAGCAATCTTTTGCCTGCAGGCAGATTGCCAAAATCACAGGCAAAAAAGAAGACCGCCGGTGCAATGATCAAAATGGCTGTAGTGATCAGAATAACCTTACTCTGCATACGATAACGTTTAAATTTAAATTTGTTAGTATAGAAATCTTCCCAGGTAAGAAATCCCATTCCACCAAGTATGATCAAAAGCATAATAACTATATTCAGCCAGATATTTCTGCTGTATCCGGTCAATGATACAAAAGTATGATCTGTTGTACCAAGTATATCAAATCCGGCATTACAAAAGGCTGAGATAGAATGAAAAACCGACATCCAGATTCCCTTTATTCCAAAATCACGACAAAATACCGGAAACAATAATACTGCTCCAAGTGCTTCTATCAGAAAGGTCCCTCTCAGAATAAATTTTGTCAGTCGGACAATACCTCCTACTTTTGGCGCCGATATAGCATCCTGCATCGTACTCCGCTGCATGAGCGATATTTTTCGTCCTGACAGCATAAATACTGATACTGCAACGGTTACAACTCCCAAACCTCCAATCTGTATAAGTGCCAAAATAACTGCTTGTCCAAAAATAGACCAGTAACTGCCTGTATCCTGCACAACAAGTCCTGTCACACATACTGCTGAAGTTGATGTAAAAAGTGCCTGATCAAACGGCGTTACAACTCCACTTGCAGATGAAACAGGTAAAGTTAAAATGAGGGCTCCTATAAAGATCACCCCCGCAAAACCTAAGATAATTAATTGAAATGATGTCAGATGTTTTCTTTTATGTAAATGCTCTGGCATAAATAACTTCTGCTCCTTTTTGATGATTTTATTATCATTAACTTTGCATTTTATTATATATGCCAGAGTTCAAAGATAGTATAAGATTATCAGACTTGATATTAAGATTGTATAAAGATTTTATTTTCTCTTAATTCCACACTGGATTGCCTGCGTCGGACAGGCCTTTTTACATCGCCCACACCGGATACATTCTGCACTGTTCGGGTTATCCACAGGGTTTACTTCCATCTGGCATGCTTTTGCACATTTTCCACAGTGAACACACTTTTCCATATCTACTCTATAGCGGTAAACAGAAACACTATTAAATATTGAATAAAAAGCTCCCAGCGGACAGATATATTTACAAAATGGACGATATATTATAATAGAAAGAATTATTGTAACAACAAGGATCGTATTCTTCCATATAAAAAGCCAGCCGATCGCACTGCGCATGGATTTATTCAGAAGTACCAGTGGAAGTCCGCCTTCCAGCGTACCTGCCGGACAGATCAGCTTGCAAAAATAAGGTGCTCCCTGTCCCATGATGTCTACGACAAACATTGGGAGCAGGATCACAAATACCACAAAGATCACATATTTTAGCTTACGTAATAGCTTATCCCCGCGAAATGTCCGGATCTTCTTTGGAAATGGAATCTTATTCAGCAGATCCTGTATCAGTCCAAACGGACAGAGAAATCCACAGACAAGTCTTCCAAGAAGGGCTCCGACAAAGATCAGAAATCCTATTACATAATATGCCATTTTAAAATTCCAGCTGCCGATCACTGCCTGAAGAGATCCAATCGGACAGGCGCCTGTGGCACCGGGACAGGAATAACAGTTCAGTCCCGGAACACATGCATGTTTTAAATTTCCAGTATAAATCTTGCCAGTCACAAATCCTGATACGCGACTGTTGGTAAGAAACGCCCACAGTGCCTGAATCCCATGGCGCGGCCACTCATTAATTTTCATTTTTTTATTATCCAATTCCAATACACTCCATACAGATATTGATCGCCTTTGTAAAGACTACATCCACTTCGCCCCGGTAAATTCCAAATATCATCAGGAGTATTCCCAGAATTGCCAGTGCAGGACCTATCCACTTTGAATCTGTTATTTTTTTCATCATTTTTCTTATCTTTCTGTCAGAATCGCTTTATTATTTAGAAATGTTCTTGAGTTCTTTTTCTACGATTTCTTTCCATTCGTCCAGTGTATGGCTTCCTGAATATGTTTCGCCTACAATATTTCCTTCTTTGTCAACAAAGAATGTTTCCGGGAAAGCAGAGATACCATTTAAACGTCCATTCATCATTGTTGAATCCGGGACCAGGAACGGATAGGATGCTTTTGTCTTCTCCTGAAGGACACCGGCTTTTTTCACTGTATCCTCATTCTGTTTGGCATCATCACTCACTGTATCAAGAACGACACCGACAACTCCAACACCTTTTTCCTTCATCTCTTCATAGAGTTTTTCCAGCTCCGGAATCTCATTTACACATGGAGAACACCAGGTAGTAAAAACATTCACAAGTGTAAGATCATAATCGCTGAATACTTTTTCTGTATAGTCTTTTCCGTCAACGCCTTTTGTCTCGAATTTACCAACATTTGTAGAATCACCTGCATTGCTGGTTTCCTGCGGCTGGTCAAATGCAGAAAGCTGCTGGAATGGTGTCATCTCTGTGAGTGTCACATCTATTTTTTCCACTTCTTTTTTCAAGGATTCATCTGCATCCTTGTTGGTGCTCAGATAGTATTTGTATTTTCCGTCGCTGCTGCTTCCGATTTCTTTGTGTTCTGTGCAGCCTGTGATCTTATCCAGTTCTTTCTCAGAATCTTCGTCATAGATTCCAATCGCTCCAACTTTTGCAAGACTATTGTACCAGTCATCATATGCTGTTCCCATCTTGTCAACCTCTGCCTCTTTCTGCTCCTCGGTCATTTCGCTCCAGCTTATATATGCATATTTAATTGCATCTGCATTGTCATTCCATACTTCATTTGAGATCATTGCAATGGTCTGCTCTTTTATCTGTTTAAGCAGTTCCTCAGGAAGCTTCATGTTAAGTCCAAGAAATGGATATTCATAAGAATCCTGTGCCTGCACTGTTGTCTCAGATGGTTTAAAAGTGCCCTGTATAAAATCAGACGAGATTGCGTCACCATCTGCTGCAGCTGCATCTCCATCAACCACCATTCCCGCCTGATCTGCCGGAACCGCCATTGCTTCTGTACTTTCTGCTGCCATTACTGATACACTTCCAAGTGTAGATACCCCTACTATTGCAGCTACCATAAGTGCTGTGATTTTCTG contains the following coding sequences:
- a CDS encoding DUF4118 domain-containing protein: MNIQDSVWTKRQKNHHPIYIEKPSIKDYLLTFSIFVGCTVIGLVFQKLHFTDTNIVTVYILGVLVTSIVTDGYLCGLVGSFLSVVLFCFFLTEPGMSFQTYAVGYPVTFLIMLISSVLTGTLAAKLKDHARLSEQQAFRTQILFDTDRLLQQAKNSEEILCVTCKQLVRLLNRDIVAYIVKNNDLSEGKMFFNNTNERNGEYLTSEEQCVARWAYENGQRAGATTNHFSSAKCLYLSIRSGESVYGVIGIPVKKDAMDSFEYSILLSVINECALAMENSQNAIEKEKNAILAKNEQLRADLLRAISHDLRTPLCSISGNADMLLNNERRLDDITKQQIYTDIYDDAEWLIGVVENLLSITRLNDGRLKIKFTDQLLDEVIAESLRHISRKHDAYKIQVECEELILAHMDVRLIIQVLVNLIDNAIKYTPQGSTICIRGLRTDGRAQISVEDNGPGIADEMKSHIFEMFYTGKTTIADSHRSLGLGLALCHSIIEAHEGELTLKDNYPHGCIFVFTLPLSEVTLNE
- a CDS encoding potassium channel family protein, translating into MKNILLIGLGRFGKHIALQLNQMGHEIMAVDINEERVNKVLPFVTNAQIGDSTDAQFLESLGIGNFDICFVTIGDSFQNSLETTSLLKELGAKLVISRAERDVQEKFLLRNGADKVVYPEKQVAKWASIRYTDDHILDYMEVDASHAIFEVEVPHEWIGKTVGGLDIRRKYDINILAVKNEGEVSIAVSPNTVLIAGSTILVLGDYKAIQKCFHI
- a CDS encoding TrkH family potassium uptake protein, whose amino-acid sequence is MKKEQKLFMPEHLHKRKHLTSFQLIILGFAGVIFIGALILTLPVSSASGVVTPFDQALFTSTSAVCVTGLVVQDTGSYWSIFGQAVILALIQIGGLGVVTVAVSVFMLSGRKISLMQRSTMQDAISAPKVGGIVRLTKFILRGTFLIEALGAVLLFPVFCRDFGIKGIWMSVFHSISAFCNAGFDILGTTDHTFVSLTGYSRNIWLNIVIMLLIILGGMGFLTWEDFYTNKFKFKRYRMQSKVILITTAILIIAPAVFFFACDFGNLPAGKRLLASVFQSVTTRTAGFNTEDLSLMTEAGKAVMILLMLIGGSPSSTAGGMKTTTFAVLILNALATFRSREDAGAFGRRFDGQVIKNAATIAMLYFMLFFFGGITISVYEGLPVLICFYEAASAVGTVGLTLGVTPGLHIISRLILIALMYLGRVGGMTLIYAVFSGKNNNGAKMPLEKITVG
- a CDS encoding 4Fe-4S binding protein, which produces MKINEWPRHGIQALWAFLTNSRVSGFVTGKIYTGNLKHACVPGLNCYSCPGATGACPIGSLQAVIGSWNFKMAYYVIGFLIFVGALLGRLVCGFLCPFGLIQDLLNKIPFPKKIRTFRGDKLLRKLKYVIFVVFVILLPMFVVDIMGQGAPYFCKLICPAGTLEGGLPLVLLNKSMRSAIGWLFIWKNTILVVTIILSIIIYRPFCKYICPLGAFYSIFNSVSVYRYRVDMEKCVHCGKCAKACQMEVNPVDNPNSAECIRCGRCKKACPTQAIQCGIKRK
- the tnpA gene encoding IS200/IS605 family transposase; this translates as MENMDHNAHSVYLMYYHLIMAVKYRRKVINDPISERAREIWENIAPRYGIVLEEWNHDIDHVHVMFRAQPKTELSKFINAYKSASSRLLKKEYPEIREKLWKEAFWSQSFCLLTAGGAPVEVIRQYIETQGEKKN
- a CDS encoding response regulator, with protein sequence MNKTSILIVEDDRPIRNLIVTTLKTHEYKYLTAENGREAILEASSHNPDIILLDLGLPDMEGVDVIKKIRTWSNMPIIVISARSEDSDKIEALDAGADDYITKPFSVEELLARIRVTQRRLAVIQTGEIQKTAVFINGELKIDYTAGCTYMRGEELHLTPIEYKLLCLLSRNVGKVLTHTYITQQIWGRSSENDVASLRVFMATLRKKLESDKNEIQYIQTHIGIGYRMLRIE